A window from Pirellulales bacterium encodes these proteins:
- a CDS encoding PVC-type heme-binding CxxCH protein, with translation MQVRQQMPRSRRMLFLSLATLAASIALVFSANRWLWSADNSTDAKPASLQIHPGDHICLIGNTLADRMQHDGWLEAYLYSRFPKDNLVVRDLGFSGDELTFRQRSAGFGTPDDHLTRTKADVVFAFFGYNESFAGVAGLDKFKHDLTDFIHHTQSEKYNGKSAPQLVLFSPIANENLHDRNLPDGSENNWRLEQYTTAMAEVAKANHVPMVDLYEPTLKAYAQAPKPLTINGIHLTPHGDEVVAQVIDQSLLAGAGGAAAGQQPNRDPQAMEKLRQAIADKDLVWFNRYRTLDGYSIFGGRADLAFVNRQTNRDVADREMEVLDIMTANRDKRIWAVAQGGDLKVDDSNTPPFLKVITNKPGKGPHGEHIYLTPEQELKTMTVAKGLKVTEWASEQEFPLLEKAVQMSFDPKGRLWVTVWPSYPHWKPKDPLNDKILILEDTKGTGHADKCTVFADHLNCPTGFEFYNGGVIVADAPSLLFLKDSTGGDHADIRIRVLDGIDSADTHHTANSFTLDPGGAMYFQEGTFMHTQVETPYGPSFRNANAGVYRYEPRTQKFEAYVTYGFANPHGHAWNRWGEDVVMDATGAEPYHGALFSGHLDFPEKHSRPPKLYEQRTRPCPGIAYLSSRQFPASMQGDLLVCNVIGFQGILRYKVDEDGSSFHGTELSPILSSTDENFRPVDLKIGPDGALYFIDWQNPLIGHMQHNLRDPSRDHTHGRIYRVVAEDRPLLKPAKIAGEPIDKLLDLLKQPDDQVRYRARIELGGRNSDEVVAALQKWVPSLDPKDPQYEHNMLEALWAYQYQNVVNLDLLHRELASPDYRARRAAVRVLVAWRDRVPDALALLKKLAADPSPQVRLHAVRAASFFTQPEAVEVPLVSTEYPSDKYLDYVRGETMKALEPYVKKAIAEGLDLPLTSPAAARYFFKNVSTDDLLKMKRSQAVDLELLFRRGIRDELRHEALSSLSKVEGKSELDVLLAAIRGQDELQGSQDDTVVFDLVRLLTNRDPSELAGVRDQLEKMATSAKLPVTRQLGFVALVAADGSAERAWAIASKSLQGLRDLATAMPLIHDPGERASLYPKVEPLVAAVPKELASAKSHSKQTFGRYVRIELPGRGRTLTLAEVEVYSDGHNLARQGKATQKNTYADGAASRAIDGNTSPDWGNQGQSHTQENTSNPWWEVDLGSESPIESIAIYNRGDGLSQRLQGFTLRVLDNQRKVVYEKLKQPAPDLVSKYELGGESPDDAVRRAAMVAITSVRGQETAAFKAIAPFVGDDNFRAAAIEALHHIPAAYWPKEEAKPVTDSLLAYVRKVPVAERNNPDVLDAIQFGDNLAALLPPDDAKHVRKELGELGVRVVRLATLPEKMEYDKERLVVQAGKPVEIVLENNDLMPHNFVIVEPGSMEEVGTLAETTGLQPDAFKRQFVPRSNKVLFHGRLLQPRETERLSFTAPSKPGVYPYICTFPGHWRRMYGALYVVENLEDYQAAPEAYLAKHVLPINDALLKFNRPRTEWKFDDLRPLAENMDHGRNFADGKQMFTVASCIACHRLNNVGTQVGADLTKIDPKWKPVDVLHKLVDPSEHINDKFYTYILSLDTGKTVTGLITEETADTVKLMENPLAKCEPTIVKKSSIEGRKKSNVSIMPKGLLEKLTKEEILDLVAYVYSHGDPHNKLFQGGNQTASR, from the coding sequence ATGCAAGTTCGCCAGCAAATGCCGCGCTCCCGTCGTATGTTGTTCCTGTCGCTCGCTACCTTGGCCGCCAGCATCGCGCTGGTCTTTTCGGCGAATCGGTGGCTCTGGTCGGCCGACAACTCGACCGACGCCAAGCCGGCAAGCCTTCAGATTCACCCGGGCGACCACATCTGCCTCATCGGCAACACGCTGGCCGACCGCATGCAGCACGACGGCTGGCTGGAAGCGTACCTCTACAGCCGCTTTCCGAAAGACAATCTTGTGGTGCGCGACCTGGGCTTCTCGGGCGATGAACTGACATTCCGCCAACGCTCGGCCGGCTTCGGCACCCCCGACGACCACCTGACCCGCACCAAGGCCGACGTGGTGTTCGCGTTTTTCGGCTACAACGAGTCGTTCGCCGGCGTCGCGGGGCTCGACAAATTCAAGCACGATCTGACCGACTTCATTCATCACACGCAAAGCGAGAAATACAACGGCAAGAGCGCCCCCCAATTGGTGCTCTTCTCCCCGATTGCAAATGAAAATCTGCACGATCGAAATCTGCCGGACGGCAGCGAGAATAACTGGCGATTGGAACAATACACGACCGCCATGGCCGAGGTGGCCAAGGCCAACCATGTGCCGATGGTCGATCTCTACGAACCGACATTGAAGGCTTATGCCCAAGCCCCCAAGCCGCTCACGATCAATGGCATCCATCTCACTCCGCACGGCGATGAAGTCGTCGCCCAGGTGATCGATCAATCGCTCTTGGCGGGCGCCGGCGGGGCGGCAGCCGGCCAGCAGCCGAATCGCGATCCGCAAGCGATGGAAAAGCTGCGCCAAGCGATCGCCGATAAAGATCTGGTCTGGTTCAATCGCTATCGCACGCTCGACGGCTATTCGATCTTCGGCGGGCGGGCCGATCTGGCCTTCGTCAACCGGCAGACCAATCGCGACGTCGCCGACCGCGAAATGGAAGTGCTCGACATCATGACGGCCAATCGCGACAAGCGGATTTGGGCCGTCGCGCAAGGGGGCGATCTCAAGGTCGACGACAGCAATACCCCGCCATTTCTCAAGGTCATCACCAACAAGCCCGGCAAGGGCCCCCACGGCGAACACATCTATCTGACGCCCGAGCAAGAGCTCAAGACGATGACCGTGGCCAAGGGGCTGAAGGTCACCGAATGGGCGTCGGAGCAGGAATTTCCGCTCTTGGAAAAGGCCGTGCAAATGTCGTTCGACCCCAAGGGCCGGCTGTGGGTGACCGTCTGGCCGAGCTATCCGCACTGGAAGCCGAAAGACCCGTTGAACGACAAGATTCTGATCTTGGAAGATACGAAAGGCACGGGCCACGCCGATAAGTGTACCGTCTTCGCCGACCATTTGAATTGCCCGACCGGCTTCGAATTCTACAACGGCGGCGTGATCGTGGCCGATGCACCGTCGTTGCTCTTTCTCAAAGACAGCACCGGCGGCGACCACGCCGACATCCGGATCCGCGTTCTCGACGGAATCGATTCGGCCGACACGCACCACACCGCCAATAGCTTCACGCTCGATCCGGGCGGCGCGATGTATTTCCAGGAAGGCACGTTCATGCACACGCAGGTGGAAACACCCTACGGCCCGTCGTTTCGCAATGCGAATGCCGGCGTGTATCGCTACGAACCCCGCACGCAAAAATTCGAGGCGTATGTCACCTACGGCTTCGCCAACCCGCACGGCCACGCATGGAACCGCTGGGGTGAAGACGTGGTGATGGACGCCACCGGCGCCGAACCGTACCACGGAGCCCTGTTTTCCGGCCATCTCGATTTCCCGGAAAAACATAGCCGTCCGCCGAAACTGTATGAGCAGCGCACCCGGCCCTGCCCCGGCATTGCCTATCTGTCGAGCCGGCAGTTCCCCGCATCGATGCAGGGCGACTTGCTGGTGTGCAACGTGATCGGCTTCCAAGGCATCTTGCGATACAAGGTCGACGAAGACGGCTCCAGCTTCCACGGCACCGAGCTTTCGCCGATTCTATCCTCGACCGACGAAAATTTCCGCCCGGTCGATCTCAAGATCGGTCCCGACGGGGCACTGTATTTCATTGACTGGCAGAACCCGCTGATCGGCCACATGCAGCACAACCTGCGCGACCCCAGCCGCGACCACACCCACGGTCGCATCTACCGGGTCGTCGCCGAAGACCGCCCGCTGCTCAAGCCGGCCAAGATCGCCGGCGAGCCGATCGACAAATTGCTCGATCTATTGAAGCAGCCCGACGACCAGGTGCGCTATCGCGCCCGAATCGAGCTCGGCGGCCGCAATAGCGACGAAGTCGTCGCGGCCTTGCAGAAATGGGTGCCATCGCTCGATCCGAAAGATCCGCAATACGAGCACAACATGCTCGAAGCCCTGTGGGCCTATCAATATCAGAACGTCGTGAATCTCGACCTGCTCCATCGCGAATTGGCTTCGCCCGATTATCGGGCTCGCCGGGCGGCAGTGCGCGTGCTCGTCGCGTGGCGGGATCGGGTGCCGGATGCGCTCGCCCTGCTGAAAAAGCTGGCCGCCGATCCGTCGCCCCAAGTGCGGCTGCACGCCGTTCGGGCCGCGAGCTTCTTCACGCAGCCGGAGGCGGTCGAAGTGCCGCTGGTTTCGACCGAGTATCCTTCCGACAAATACCTCGACTACGTCCGCGGCGAGACGATGAAGGCGCTCGAGCCGTATGTGAAGAAGGCGATCGCCGAAGGCCTCGACCTGCCGCTGACCAGCCCGGCCGCGGCCCGCTATTTCTTCAAGAACGTCAGCACCGACGATCTGTTGAAGATGAAGCGCAGCCAGGCGGTCGATTTGGAATTGCTCTTCCGCCGCGGCATCCGCGATGAATTGCGGCACGAAGCGCTCTCCTCGCTGAGTAAAGTGGAAGGCAAGAGCGAACTCGACGTGTTGCTCGCCGCCATTCGCGGCCAAGACGAGTTGCAAGGAAGCCAAGACGATACGGTCGTGTTCGACCTGGTGCGCTTGCTCACGAACCGCGATCCCAGCGAACTGGCGGGAGTCCGCGATCAATTGGAAAAAATGGCCACAAGCGCCAAATTGCCCGTCACCCGGCAGCTGGGCTTCGTCGCACTGGTCGCTGCCGATGGCAGCGCCGAGCGGGCCTGGGCAATCGCCTCGAAATCGCTCCAAGGATTGCGCGACTTGGCGACCGCTATGCCGCTGATCCACGATCCGGGCGAGCGAGCCAGTTTGTATCCGAAGGTCGAGCCGCTTGTCGCCGCCGTGCCGAAAGAATTGGCCAGCGCCAAGTCGCACAGCAAGCAGACCTTCGGCCGCTATGTGCGCATCGAATTGCCCGGCCGCGGCCGTACGCTGACGCTTGCCGAAGTTGAAGTGTATAGCGATGGCCATAACCTCGCTCGCCAGGGCAAGGCCACCCAAAAGAACACCTATGCCGATGGCGCCGCCAGCCGGGCGATCGACGGCAATACCAGCCCGGATTGGGGCAACCAGGGCCAAAGCCATACCCAGGAAAACACGTCGAATCCCTGGTGGGAAGTCGATCTCGGCAGCGAATCGCCGATCGAATCGATCGCGATCTATAACCGCGGCGACGGCCTGAGCCAGCGCTTGCAAGGCTTCACGCTCCGAGTGCTCGACAATCAACGCAAGGTCGTTTACGAAAAACTCAAGCAGCCCGCTCCCGATCTCGTATCCAAATACGAGCTCGGCGGGGAATCGCCGGACGACGCGGTGCGCCGCGCGGCAATGGTCGCCATCACGTCGGTGCGCGGCCAGGAAACAGCCGCCTTCAAGGCAATCGCTCCCTTCGTCGGCGACGACAATTTCCGCGCCGCCGCCATCGAAGCCTTGCACCACATTCCAGCCGCTTATTGGCCGAAGGAAGAAGCCAAACCCGTGACCGATAGCCTGTTGGCCTACGTTCGCAAGGTGCCCGTGGCCGAGCGCAATAATCCCGACGTGCTCGATGCGATTCAATTCGGCGACAACCTTGCCGCCCTTTTGCCTCCCGACGACGCCAAGCACGTTCGCAAAGAACTTGGCGAGCTCGGAGTGCGCGTCGTGCGATTGGCGACGCTGCCGGAGAAGATGGAATACGACAAGGAGCGGCTCGTGGTGCAGGCCGGCAAGCCGGTCGAGATCGTGCTCGAAAACAACGACCTGATGCCGCACAATTTCGTGATCGTCGAGCCCGGGTCGATGGAGGAAGTCGGCACGCTGGCCGAAACGACCGGCTTGCAGCCCGACGCCTTCAAGCGGCAATTCGTGCCCCGCAGCAACAAGGTGCTTTTCCACGGCCGCTTGCTCCAGCCACGCGAAACCGAGCGGCTCAGCTTCACGGCCCCGTCGAAGCCGGGCGTTTATCCCTATATCTGCACCTTCCCCGGCCATTGGCGGCGGATGTACGGCGCGCTGTATGTCGTCGAAAATCTCGAAGACTATCAGGCCGCGCCCGAGGCCTATCTGGCCAAGCATGTGCTGCCGATCAACGATGCGCTGTTGAAATTCAACCGCCCGCGGACCGAGTGGAAGTTCGACGATTTGCGTCCGCTGGCCGAAAATATGGACCACGGGCGCAACTTCGCCGACGGCAAACAGATGTTTACCGTGGCAAGCTGCATCGCCTGCCACCGCCTGAACAATGTCGGCACGCAGGTCGGCGCCGATCTGACGAAGATCGATCCGAAGTGGAAACCAGTCGATGTGCTGCACAAGCTCGTCGATCCGTCAGAACACATCAACGACAAGTTCTACACCTACATCCTGAGTCTCGACACAGGCAAGACCGTCACCGGCCTGATCACCGAGGAAACGGCCGACACGGTGAAGCTGATGGAAAACCCGTTGGCCAAGTGCGAGCCGACGATCGTCAAGAAGTCGAGCATCGAAGGGCGAAAGAAATCGAACGTGTCGATCATGCCGAAGGGCCTGTTGGAAAAGCTCACCAAGGAAGAGATTCTGGACCTGGTGGCGTACGTGTATTCGCATGGCGATCCGCACAACAAGCTCTTCCAAGGCGGCAACCAAACGGCAAGCCGGTAA
- a CDS encoding DUF933 domain-containing protein codes for MKIGIVGYQGSGKSSLFEWLTGVKPDPATAHLGQSAMAFVPDPRIDQLCEIYHPKKITRASLELVDTPGLSRTHEGNAARLGMIREAGGLVLVVGAFGGGDPLVELASFDEDFLLADLEIVTGRMERIQASFKKTLRKEERENLEAELAALAPLAAKLEASQHLHAAEMTEEQLKATSSFRLLTQKPKLVVVNLADDDSPERFVAKAPPGVPLVAVPVSLEVELARMTPEDRTDFQKEMGVGSSDRDSLLRQIMDCTGQMIYFTAGDKEVRTWLLRKGGTALEAADNIHTDLARGFIRAEVMQCADLVRLGSEREIKAHNLLRQEPKDYVVKDGDILHIRFSV; via the coding sequence ATGAAAATCGGCATTGTCGGATATCAAGGTTCGGGCAAGAGTTCGCTGTTCGAATGGCTGACGGGCGTGAAGCCCGATCCCGCGACCGCGCACCTGGGCCAAAGCGCGATGGCTTTCGTGCCCGACCCGCGCATCGACCAGCTTTGCGAGATCTATCATCCGAAAAAGATCACTCGCGCTTCGCTCGAATTGGTCGACACACCCGGCCTGAGCCGCACGCATGAGGGCAATGCCGCGCGGCTGGGGATGATCCGCGAGGCGGGCGGGCTGGTGCTGGTGGTCGGAGCGTTTGGCGGCGGCGATCCGCTCGTGGAGCTGGCGAGCTTCGATGAGGATTTTCTCCTGGCCGATCTGGAAATCGTCACCGGGCGGATGGAGCGCATACAAGCGTCGTTCAAGAAAACGCTGCGCAAGGAAGAACGCGAAAATCTGGAAGCTGAATTGGCCGCGCTCGCGCCGTTGGCCGCCAAGCTCGAAGCGAGCCAACATCTGCACGCCGCCGAAATGACCGAGGAGCAGCTCAAGGCCACGAGCAGTTTTCGCCTGCTGACGCAGAAGCCGAAGCTCGTGGTCGTGAATCTGGCCGACGACGATTCGCCCGAGCGGTTTGTCGCAAAAGCGCCGCCCGGGGTGCCGCTCGTTGCCGTGCCAGTGTCGCTCGAAGTCGAACTGGCGCGGATGACGCCGGAAGATCGGACCGATTTCCAAAAGGAAATGGGCGTCGGTTCCAGCGATCGCGACAGCCTGTTGCGGCAAATCATGGATTGCACCGGTCAGATGATCTATTTCACCGCCGGCGACAAAGAAGTGCGCACGTGGCTATTGCGAAAAGGCGGCACGGCGCTCGAGGCCGCCGACAATATCCACACCGACCTTGCTCGCGGGTTCATTCGCGCGGAAGTGATGCAGTGTGCCGATCTGGTGCGGCTTGGCAGCGAGCGCGAAATCAAAGCCCACAATCTGCTCCGCCAAGAGCCGAAAGACTACGTCGTCAAAGACGGCGACATTCTTCACATTCGCTTCAGCGTGTAG
- a CDS encoding DUF3488 and transglutaminase-like domain-containing protein → MNSNGAVKTNGAATVAAGGVARGRRFGRPHSPRPGAAVRTAPQRMPIDRLLQITFATLVALGTMLLGMGQRSLTLPLVTILAAGVSIYVTDLRGWIRLNRPVANLAALLAVVFSVSNFFHVTSEDQLLAVANLLVYLQVVLMFQRKTGRMYWQLLVLNVLQVVVGAALDLDMLFGLLLVVYLFVTLAAMNLLFIQREAERWQRMTGARAGGRGASKDRGPSPFARGLSPFAESAEQKGTVPLAPPYSPPFDSPSLDSPPYDSPSYVSAPGPKRQRPRTKNGIARSSAALTPCPAPRAPNPAAIRISTSFPTDPAAELLGPGIFRRTLATGMGTLVVAAVCFFSMPRFGRSIWAGGGSGHASTGYSPTVKLGDLGPLLQNKELVMRVRYQDEATKQDIIPKNPPLMRGSLVIKYSRGEWKNEFTDGGQSTLVPLMAPPGLQRLPLVRQRITLEPQREPVLFAVYPAFDANSEHVMFDPNGQQLVRPAELQGDTFKYELFTIGLTTAGQSRIIPQTTSMTSSELDSMLNMPDGVAESSPVVPGGAYDKVEPIDRLSGLRALASKTIRDAHLADGDRFGKAKALERMLSSPPFEYSLDRPPPAPGVDPIEDFVTRNHSGHCEYFASALALMLRSQGIPARMVIGYRGGEWDPDRSLFDVRQLHAHAWVEAYLEPGQIPTGERPRGISVRNGAWLVLDSTPASSAAASLAGDSWLSSFEDLNDYLSQLWNSYVVGLNTDRQDRLVYQPLVQAGDAIKKAWRAVEASAADLADRLKHYWIRSPAGAGEGFFIGPICLLLAIFAGAALGGYRLVRRLAGGKSKQSRNAAVNGVGPEIAFYRRFEAILARRGLVRRSGQTQLELAQAAAAALPNASNGPSAGLLARRVVDAYYRVRFGRRALDSRQAAAVEQLLDQLQTTVARQKSGPRRLRR, encoded by the coding sequence ATGAACTCAAACGGTGCGGTGAAAACAAATGGCGCGGCGACCGTTGCCGCCGGCGGTGTCGCTCGCGGGCGTCGCTTCGGTCGCCCTCATTCGCCGCGACCGGGCGCTGCCGTCCGGACCGCCCCGCAGCGGATGCCGATCGATCGGTTGCTGCAGATCACGTTTGCCACGCTCGTGGCGCTAGGGACGATGCTGCTCGGGATGGGGCAGCGCAGCCTGACCTTGCCGCTGGTGACGATTCTCGCCGCCGGCGTTTCGATCTATGTCACCGATTTGCGCGGCTGGATTCGGTTGAATCGGCCGGTGGCCAACTTGGCCGCGTTGTTGGCGGTCGTGTTTTCAGTGTCGAATTTTTTCCACGTCACCAGCGAAGATCAATTGCTGGCGGTCGCCAACCTGCTGGTGTACCTGCAGGTGGTGTTGATGTTTCAAAGGAAAACCGGCCGTATGTACTGGCAATTGCTGGTGCTGAATGTCTTGCAGGTGGTGGTGGGAGCAGCGCTCGATTTGGATATGCTGTTCGGCTTGCTTTTGGTGGTGTATTTGTTCGTGACCCTGGCGGCGATGAACCTATTGTTCATCCAGCGCGAAGCGGAGCGTTGGCAAAGGATGACAGGGGCGAGGGCCGGGGGGCGAGGGGCGAGTAAAGACCGGGGACCGTCCCCTTTTGCGCGGGGACTGTCCCCTTTTGCGGAGTCCGCGGAGCAAAAGGGGACTGTCCCCTTGGCCCCCCCGTACAGCCCCCCCTTCGATAGCCCCTCCCTCGACAGCCCCCCCTACGATAGCCCCTCCTACGTCAGCGCCCCAGGACCCAAACGCCAAAGGCCGCGAACCAAAAACGGGATTGCGCGTTCGTCTGCTGCGCTCACCCCGTGTCCCGCGCCCCGCGCCCCTAATCCCGCCGCGATTCGGATTTCAACGAGTTTTCCGACCGACCCGGCGGCGGAACTGCTGGGACCGGGAATTTTTCGCCGCACGCTCGCCACCGGCATGGGAACGCTCGTCGTTGCGGCCGTCTGCTTCTTTTCAATGCCGCGATTCGGACGATCGATTTGGGCCGGCGGCGGCAGCGGGCATGCTTCCACAGGCTATTCGCCCACCGTGAAACTCGGCGATCTCGGGCCGCTACTGCAGAACAAGGAACTCGTGATGCGGGTCCGATATCAAGATGAAGCTACCAAGCAAGACATCATTCCCAAGAATCCGCCGCTGATGCGCGGCTCGCTGGTGATCAAATATTCCCGTGGCGAATGGAAAAATGAATTCACAGACGGGGGCCAGTCAACATTGGTGCCCCTGATGGCGCCGCCCGGATTGCAGCGACTGCCCTTAGTGCGACAGAGAATCACGCTCGAACCGCAACGCGAGCCCGTTCTGTTTGCCGTTTATCCCGCCTTCGACGCGAATTCCGAACACGTGATGTTCGATCCCAACGGGCAACAATTGGTTCGGCCTGCCGAATTGCAGGGCGATACGTTCAAGTACGAACTGTTCACGATCGGGCTGACGACTGCCGGCCAGAGCCGCATCATCCCGCAGACGACGTCGATGACCTCGTCGGAATTGGACAGCATGTTGAACATGCCCGATGGCGTCGCGGAGTCGTCGCCTGTAGTGCCCGGCGGCGCTTACGACAAGGTCGAACCTATTGATCGGCTCAGCGGTTTGCGGGCATTGGCTTCCAAAACGATTCGCGATGCTCATCTCGCCGACGGCGACCGCTTCGGCAAGGCAAAAGCGCTCGAGCGGATGCTGAGTTCGCCCCCCTTCGAGTATTCGCTCGATCGGCCTCCGCCCGCGCCCGGTGTCGATCCGATCGAAGACTTCGTCACACGGAATCATTCCGGGCACTGTGAATATTTTGCCAGTGCGCTGGCGCTCATGCTGCGCAGTCAAGGGATTCCGGCCCGGATGGTGATCGGCTACCGCGGCGGCGAATGGGATCCGGACCGATCGTTGTTCGACGTGCGGCAATTGCACGCGCATGCTTGGGTCGAAGCGTACTTGGAACCGGGACAAATCCCCACGGGCGAGCGGCCTCGCGGCATTTCGGTGCGAAACGGGGCATGGCTCGTGCTCGATTCGACGCCCGCCAGCAGTGCCGCGGCCAGTTTGGCCGGCGATTCGTGGCTCTCATCGTTCGAAGATTTGAACGATTACTTATCCCAGCTTTGGAACTCCTACGTCGTTGGGCTCAACACGGATCGGCAAGATCGACTCGTCTATCAACCCCTGGTGCAGGCCGGTGATGCGATCAAGAAGGCGTGGCGAGCGGTCGAGGCGTCGGCCGCCGATTTGGCCGACCGCCTGAAACATTATTGGATTCGCAGCCCGGCGGGAGCCGGCGAAGGATTTTTCATAGGGCCGATTTGCCTGCTGCTCGCGATTTTCGCGGGGGCCGCGCTTGGTGGGTACCGGCTCGTTCGCAGGCTTGCGGGAGGCAAATCCAAGCAGAGCAGAAACGCCGCAGTGAACGGCGTCGGGCCGGAGATCGCCTTCTATCGCCGCTTCGAAGCGATCTTGGCCCGCCGCGGGCTGGTTCGCCGTTCCGGACAAACGCAGCTCGAGCTGGCCCAAGCCGCGGCCGCCGCGTTGCCAAACGCTTCTAATGGCCCATCCGCCGGGCTTCTGGCCCGCCGCGTTGTCGATGCTTATTACCGCGTGCGATTCGGCCGCAGGGCACTGGACAGCCGCCAAGCCGCAGCGGTAGAACAGTTGCTCGATCAACTGCAAACGACCGTCGCGCGGCAAAAATCCGGACCGCGACGACTGCGACGATAG
- a CDS encoding DUF58 domain-containing protein yields the protein MFGKRRTRLTHEGAYFLIVLAFIVVAGSMRQINLMLIMAGMMVGAIYFNWHLARSMLRRIQIRRRLPDQIGAGDTFTVEVEVSSPHGCTALVITDAIRPVDGTRGKGNSRLTSRPAPQMQSNAAVAQDAKGIVAISNVAPGRTARAEYRVEFAERGQYEFGPFWVETRHPFGLVARSVRVRRMGRLLVLPRLGRLSESWRQLAHRVDHGSQQSAGRQRPTDGEFYGLRDWQPGDSRRLIHWRTSARRGGLMVRQFEQPRSENLTLLLELWQPEQPSAEERERVELAIRFAATATVEACRRGGSQLQIVVAGQERSSHRGGASKSLARTILASLAVAEAASRDQLEQLIEAATDSRPTAGQVVLVTSHPALPDPSALLLAQGRTSARVVRLVAGSEEFLQYFQP from the coding sequence ATGTTCGGCAAACGGCGAACGCGGCTTACGCACGAGGGGGCCTATTTCCTCATCGTGCTGGCCTTCATTGTCGTTGCCGGGTCGATGCGGCAGATCAACTTGATGCTGATCATGGCCGGGATGATGGTCGGGGCGATTTATTTCAATTGGCATTTAGCCCGCTCGATGCTCCGGCGAATTCAAATCCGCCGGCGATTGCCCGACCAAATCGGCGCCGGCGACACGTTCACCGTCGAGGTCGAAGTGTCGAGCCCCCACGGCTGCACGGCACTTGTGATCACCGACGCGATCCGCCCCGTCGACGGCACGCGGGGCAAAGGGAATTCGCGATTGACGAGCCGTCCAGCACCGCAAATGCAGAGCAACGCCGCCGTCGCACAAGACGCGAAAGGCATCGTGGCGATTTCCAATGTGGCTCCCGGCCGAACAGCGCGGGCCGAATATCGAGTCGAGTTCGCGGAGCGCGGACAGTATGAGTTCGGTCCGTTTTGGGTCGAAACGAGGCATCCCTTTGGGCTGGTGGCTCGTTCGGTGCGCGTGCGTCGCATGGGCCGATTATTGGTGCTGCCGCGGCTTGGCCGACTGAGCGAAAGCTGGCGGCAATTGGCACACAGAGTCGATCACGGCAGCCAGCAGAGCGCCGGACGGCAACGCCCGACCGACGGGGAGTTTTACGGCTTGCGCGATTGGCAACCCGGCGATAGCCGCCGTTTGATCCATTGGCGCACGTCGGCCCGGCGCGGCGGTTTGATGGTGCGGCAATTCGAGCAGCCGCGGAGCGAAAATCTGACGCTTTTGCTCGAGCTTTGGCAGCCCGAGCAGCCGTCGGCCGAGGAACGCGAGCGCGTCGAATTGGCGATTCGCTTTGCCGCCACGGCGACGGTCGAAGCATGCCGTCGGGGCGGCAGCCAGTTGCAAATCGTCGTGGCGGGACAAGAGCGTTCGTCGCATCGCGGTGGGGCCTCCAAATCGCTGGCGCGCACCATTCTCGCCAGCCTGGCCGTGGCCGAAGCCGCTTCGCGAGACCAACTCGAGCAATTGATCGAAGCGGCGACCGATTCGCGGCCGACGGCCGGGCAGGTTGTCTTGGTGACGAGCCACCCGGCGCTGCCGGATCCGTCGGCCCTGCTCTTGGCGCAGGGCCGCACGTCGGCCCGCGTGGTTCGGCTCGTAGCTGGCAGCGAAGAGTTTCTTCAGTATTTTCAACCTTAG
- a CDS encoding MoxR family ATPase: MATDIQSRVAELEANMSQVVLGKPEAVRLCIVTLLAGEHLLIEDVPGVGKTLVAKALAKSVCGDFCRIQFTPDLLPSDITGSSLFHAASGEFVYSHGPIFANIVLADEINRTTPRTQSALLEAMSDRQVSVDGKSYPLPSPFMVIATQNPFEFEGTYPLPESQLDRFLMRISIGYPARDDELQVLSSHRGGEPVDTLASAIESDQVRMLQESVRQVAVDESIQNYLLSIVHATRRCDELQVGASTRGALSLYRATQALALVEGREFVVPDDVKRLAVPVLAHRLIAKSYVQAGQRESLEALVERLVESVPAPD, from the coding sequence ATGGCGACCGATATTCAAAGCCGCGTGGCCGAGTTGGAAGCCAACATGAGCCAGGTCGTGCTTGGCAAGCCGGAAGCGGTGCGGCTATGCATCGTCACGCTGCTGGCCGGCGAGCATTTGTTGATCGAAGACGTGCCCGGCGTCGGCAAAACGCTCGTGGCCAAGGCGCTGGCCAAAAGCGTTTGCGGAGATTTCTGCCGCATCCAATTCACGCCCGATCTGCTCCCCAGCGACATCACCGGCAGCAGCTTGTTTCATGCGGCAAGCGGCGAGTTCGTCTACAGCCATGGGCCGATCTTCGCGAATATCGTGCTGGCTGATGAGATCAATCGCACCACGCCGCGCACCCAGTCGGCCCTCCTCGAAGCAATGAGCGATCGGCAAGTGTCGGTCGACGGCAAGAGCTATCCGCTGCCGTCGCCGTTCATGGTGATCGCCACGCAAAATCCGTTCGAATTCGAGGGAACCTATCCGCTGCCGGAAAGCCAGTTGGACCGTTTCTTGATGCGGATTTCGATCGGCTATCCGGCCCGCGACGACGAATTGCAAGTGCTCAGCAGCCATCGCGGCGGAGAGCCAGTCGACACGCTCGCCTCGGCCATCGAGAGCGATCAGGTTCGCATGCTGCAAGAATCGGTGCGCCAAGTTGCCGTCGATGAATCGATCCAAAACTATTTGCTTTCGATCGTGCATGCCACGCGGCGGTGCGACGAACTTCAAGTCGGCGCGAGCACCCGCGGGGCGCTGAGCCTGTATCGAGCGACGCAGGCTTTAGCGCTTGTCGAGGGGCGCGAGTTCGTCGTGCCCGACGACGTGAAGCGGCTCGCGGTGCCGGTGTTGGCCCATCGGCTGATCGCCAAAAGCTACGTCCAAGCCGGTCAGCGCGAGTCGCTCGAAGCATTGGTCGAACGGTTGGTTGAAAGCGTTCCAGCACCGGATTGA